One Terriglobia bacterium genomic window, AGCAGCTTTTTTTCCGTGGCGGCCGCTTCCATTAAAACTCTCGAACGATAACCTGCGTCGGATCCTGTTTCTTGAGGGTAAAAAGAATCTGGCTGGGAAGATCCGGAACGTCGGCCGGGTTGGAGTTGAGCAGATAAAGCACAACCGTGACACTTTCATTCGGGCCGATGGACTGCATTGCGCCGCTCTTCTTCAACAACGCTTCGATTTTCTGCGTAATCTGCGTGCGCCGTTCGTTGAATGTCTTACGGACCTGTTCCGGAGTAGCGGGACTGCTGAACGGACTTCTGGTCGGCCCGAGCGCCGCTTCAAGCGTAATGACCGCGCCATAACCGTCCAGGTATGTGGCCTTCGGAAGATCGACATAGCTTCGTCCTGGGACGACAGAACTTACCGCGTCCCCGATCGCTTCCCGCAAGCCGCGCGCTTCCTTTTTGAAGCTGTCCATTTGAGCCTTATCCACTTCGGCAAAAGCCGTGGTAGTGAACAACAGCAGAAAGCAGACGATGAGTTTCTTCATAAAGTTAATTCCTTACCCGGGGCGCCGTGAGCGCCGCGAGTTGCTGAATATCCGAAGAGTTGGTGATGTTTTCACGTTCGGCTGCCCGCTGGTCTGCCTCGATCAAGTCCATTTCGCCGCGAACCCGCTGAATCTCTTTGACGAGTTGTTGATAGTCCGCTTGCTGGGGCGGCGCCTGAGGCCTTGGCGTAAACGTCACCACGGCAAATGCCACCGCTGCCGACGCCGTCATCGGACCCAGCCAGCGCCAGAGCCACCCTGCAGCCCGGGGCTTCTCGAATTCGAACCGGACCCGGTGCGGGGGCTCGATGTCCGGGGAGGATTTAAGCATCCTGTACGTCGATTCAAAGTGCTCCACTTTGGCGGACGGATCTTCAAAAAGGTTGTTTAAATCGGACATGGCTAATCTCCCCCCAATATCAATCTCAATTTCTCAAATCCCATATACAACCGCGATTTCACGGTCGAGACCGGCGCATCCTGGATGGCGGCGATCTCCTCGAACTTCAGGTCTTGATAGACCTTCAGGACCACGACTTCGCGCTGATCCTCGGGCAACTGCTGCAAAGCTTTCTCCACGGCGAGCCGGTTTTCGACGGAAGGCTTGGATGCCCGCGTTTCCGGCGCCAACTCCACAAATGTTTTGCCCTGGTCCTTCCTCAGCTTGGAAAAACATGTGTTGTGAGCAATCCGGTACAGCCAGGACGAGAATCGGTCCCTGTCCTTTAGAGTCCCCAGCTCCCGGTAGGCCTTCATGAACGAGTCCTGGCACAGGTCCATGGCCTCGTCCCGATCCCCGATCATCCGTAAGATGAAGTTGTAGATCGGTTTTTCCCACTCTCGGACCAGGAGATTGAAGGCCTCCGCGTCACCGTTGAGAACTCGCTCGACGATCTTCCGATCATCGACCGGCTTTAAGCCGCTCAGTTTCAAACTGCGTCCTCACAATCTAAGACTCTGGGAAAGCGTAAAAAGACGAAGACTATCAATTCTGGTCGGATAAAACGCGGAACGGGTGCCGCAGGAACTGGAGGCCAAAGGAGACCAGGCTGAGGAAGTTCTTCCAATCGATTGCCGTGACCTGACGGAATGCTACGAGAAGAACCATATATATGGGGCAGAAAATAGCGAAATCCGTCGAAATTTTGATTGGAATCATATACCGGACGATTTCCCAGGCGGCGGGCAGAGGCGCCAGCTGATGAAAGCCCGTAACCGCCAGCGCCGCAAAAACACCGGCCGCGATCGGCCGAAGGTAAACATCTTCAAACACCGTGCGGAAGGAGTTTTCAACGTAATTGCGGTGAAATGCGACGAGCAGATACCCGGTTGCTGCGAGGAACGCAATGCAGGTGCCCGCCGCCGCTCCGGCCGCGCCAAAGCGTTGGACCAGGAGCAGTCCTAAAACCGGTGTCAGGATCGCCAGCAGAACGGTTCCCCGCATATCGAACTCCGGTCTTCCGATTCCCGCGCCGGTCTGGCTGGCCGGTCCGCCAAGGATGTTGGCGGCGTAACCGATCGCCAGAATCTGGACCAGAATGACGGAGCTTTCGAAGCCCTTACCCAACCAGAGGGTTAACAGCGCTCGCGCTTCGACGGTCAGGAATGCGGCCATGGCTATCGTCAACATGGCCACATATTTCGAAGACAGCAGGTACGTCTGGAGAATCCTGTCGCGATCCTTGCGCGCCCGCAGTTCCGACGTCGCCGGTATCAGCGCCGAAATCATCACCAGCGGGACGGCGCGCATGAACAGTGTCAGCCGGGAGGCAACTTCATAAAATGAAACGGCAGCCGTACCGAGGAAACGCGAAATAATCAGCTTCGGCACCTGGAAGGAAACGATCCCGCCGACGCTGCTGACTTGCATCTTCATTCCATACGCCAACATGCTGCGCAATAGCTTCGAATCGAACCCGGCGCTCAAGCCGACTTCAGGCATAGCCCGCCGAACCGCCCAGCAGGTCACGGCGACGGCGATACAGGCATTGAGCAGCGCATTGGAGGCCAGTCCCAGTATTCCCCATCCCGCCCGCAGAAAGAAAACCGTGCCGGCCGCATTCAGGATGCTGAGCCGGATCTCCAGCGAATTGGACTTATCCATCCGTTGAATGCCTTTGAAAACGGATAAGACCATCGCGGAAATGTTTGAAATCGCGGATGCGAGCAGGACGAGAAGATAGGCGGTCGAGGCCGCGGAGGATATGTGGAACATCTGAAACAGCGGCCGCTCGAGCAAGAGACCGATGGAGACCAGGCCGATTCCGAACAGGCCGTAAAAGAACAATCCACATATCAGGACGCGGCTCATGCTGTCGTAGTCTTCGTAGGTGTAGTACTCGGAGATGTACTTCATGAATACGCCGCCGAGATCGAACAGTGGAACCTGGCCGGGGTTGAATGCGCTGATAAAGATCGTCATCAGCACCCAGGTCCCGAAGTCGCCTACGTCCAGGCGCGACAGGATATAAGGCGTCAGCAGAAGGGTGAGAACAAAGCTCCAGCAGCGTCCCAGAAAATTGAAGAAGGTATTGGTGACGAGCTTCTTGGAAAAATCTCCGAGGAAGGTAACGTTCCCATCCATTGGTTCAGACCGCGTCCTATCGGGCTTGTCTAAACGTTTTGGGGTCCGTCATCGCAAGGCGGTGTACCTGCTGCGTCTTGAACTGCAGTACGCCGTTACCGTTTGAATCGTGGCGTACCTCGTTTGCGTAGTGCGTGTAACCGAGGAAGAAGTGATAGCGGAGCGCCCAGTAAAAGTGCGTATCGAGAAGAGACGATACGCGGCCGGTTCCGCGCCGTTCTTCCCAAAGAAGCAAACCTCTGGTTAAAGGATTGGTTGCCGTAGAAAAAATCCGATACAGTCCATGGAAGCGCTTCAGCAGTCGGGTCCGCTTGCCGTTTTCGATAAAGCGGCCGCGCAGTTCCGGGTGAAGCTCGATGAGCTTACCGAGTGAGTAACCTGCCTGCTCGCAGCGCTGAATAAACTGCTGATAAGTCGGAAAGTATTCGTGTACTGCCTTCGCGCCGGGTCCGTGCACCATTCGTGACCCGTGCCGCTCCAGGCGGTAACCCAACTCGATGTCTTCCATGCCGTACATCGCAAACTGTTCGTTGAATCCACCCACGTTCTGTAACACCGGGCGGGCGGTCGAAACGTTGCCTGTATGGTAGTAGGAGAAGTCCATCGGCCCGCAGGCAATGCTGTAGGGATTGAAGATTCCGCGGTCGCGCAAATAGCGGAGGAATGCGTCAGGACAGTCGTTCCATGGCGTTATCAGACCCCCGATGATCGAGGAACTGTGGTGTTTCTGATGGTATTCCCAGTGGTTTTCGACCAGATCCGGCTCTGCTTGAATATCGTCATCGATAAAAAGGACAATGCCGCCCGTAGCTTCCCGTATCCCGACATTGCGAGTCGCGGCGGCGCCGCGTTTCTTCTGGAAAAATGCTTTGAGGCCGGGATATTTGCGGGATTTCTGGCCGAGGACGCTTTGCGTATGGTCGGTAGAGTCGTTGTCGATGACAATAACCTCGTATTGATCCCGCGAAAGTGTCTGATGTTCGATCTTATCGATCGTTCTGGCCAGCAGATCGGCGCGATTCCACGTCGGGATGACGACACTAACCTTGGGCACGCAACTTCCTTTGGATTACTGCGACAAAGACGTTTCGGTCAGACGAACCCAGGGATGATTAGAACCGCTCCAAGTATCCCTAGTTTGAATAAGATACGGAATATACCGAATATGCTCAACTAAAGCAAATATGAACAGAATTTTGCTCTGGAATGAGTATGCCCGGGAGACGAACCGTTTCTCCAGAAAATTCCACAAAATGTTTCGGTCTTTCCAGGCGCCGAATCTATAAAACAAGAATAGGGAGTTCCTAAAAGAA contains:
- a CDS encoding oligosaccharide flippase family protein, producing MDGNVTFLGDFSKKLVTNTFFNFLGRCWSFVLTLLLTPYILSRLDVGDFGTWVLMTIFISAFNPGQVPLFDLGGVFMKYISEYYTYEDYDSMSRVLICGLFFYGLFGIGLVSIGLLLERPLFQMFHISSAASTAYLLVLLASAISNISAMVLSVFKGIQRMDKSNSLEIRLSILNAAGTVFFLRAGWGILGLASNALLNACIAVAVTCWAVRRAMPEVGLSAGFDSKLLRSMLAYGMKMQVSSVGGIVSFQVPKLIISRFLGTAAVSFYEVASRLTLFMRAVPLVMISALIPATSELRARKDRDRILQTYLLSSKYVAMLTIAMAAFLTVEARALLTLWLGKGFESSVILVQILAIGYAANILGGPASQTGAGIGRPEFDMRGTVLLAILTPVLGLLLVQRFGAAGAAAGTCIAFLAATGYLLVAFHRNYVENSFRTVFEDVYLRPIAAGVFAALAVTGFHQLAPLPAAWEIVRYMIPIKISTDFAIFCPIYMVLLVAFRQVTAIDWKNFLSLVSFGLQFLRHPFRVLSDQN
- a CDS encoding glycosyltransferase family 2 protein, translated to MPKVSVVIPTWNRADLLARTIDKIEHQTLSRDQYEVIVIDNDSTDHTQSVLGQKSRKYPGLKAFFQKKRGAAATRNVGIREATGGIVLFIDDDIQAEPDLVENHWEYHQKHHSSSIIGGLITPWNDCPDAFLRYLRDRGIFNPYSIACGPMDFSYYHTGNVSTARPVLQNVGGFNEQFAMYGMEDIELGYRLERHGSRMVHGPGAKAVHEYFPTYQQFIQRCEQAGYSLGKLIELHPELRGRFIENGKRTRLLKRFHGLYRIFSTATNPLTRGLLLWEERRGTGRVSSLLDTHFYWALRYHFFLGYTHYANEVRHDSNGNGVLQFKTQQVHRLAMTDPKTFRQAR
- a CDS encoding sigma-70 family RNA polymerase sigma factor, with product MKLSGLKPVDDRKIVERVLNGDAEAFNLLVREWEKPIYNFILRMIGDRDEAMDLCQDSFMKAYRELGTLKDRDRFSSWLYRIAHNTCFSKLRKDQGKTFVELAPETRASKPSVENRLAVEKALQQLPEDQREVVVLKVYQDLKFEEIAAIQDAPVSTVKSRLYMGFEKLRLILGGD